AGGTGGGAGTTTTCTTGAAATATACcttaattttgtgcatattgattaggggagaatgaggatacttgatccctggggatacttgattccttagctatatctcgaaactggaatgtcttacaatgatcatatgttcaagaaaaatgtgccaaaatgagcaaaataacaatgcttgtagttttaaaaatttgaacaaaataattgtttgagtaatgaactttgtttgaaaaatttcacaaaatgtaacttgaagatcttttttcattactttaaaatgttccttaaatgggaaaattatgaaaaaaatatttgttccaatgtatcaatcgttcgagcgtaaaatgaacttcataatgccatattttcaaagcaatggaaaactctcaacttttttcagaaaacgttttctaaaatgttgattatgggtacaattgatcccctagagttgggtacaattgatcccccttccaaacggcatattattcttctgaattgatcgtcatgattgctgattacgaaattactaatatttatccaaaaactaatatttattaaacatttgtctgaagaaaagagcaaaaataattaattttctctaaattataaaaaatagcgcctttaagtatgcaatgctattagcgttgagacgaagttatagaattttcttcttatgtctgttataaattgtgaaatgagaacaaacatgatcaaaatagtcaattaacattctatcttggggttttgtttgatttttatacaaggattagagcttcctgaataaaagatcaagtctccttcaataggggatcaagtctcccctaacttcagaaaaatcgcaatttttttactcccacgaaaatgcttctagttcatcaacgggttcaagtatcgttctaatttttggagcatagaaacttgaagttacaagctgtcagaaaatgtcaaagacggcgagttgctaaatttttccaaaaagatatggtgaaaataagaaaaggggatcaagtatccccactctcccctacagtcTGCATCGAGAAATCGAGCATTTGATAAGCACACACATATGTTAGATTCTAAGTGCAGTCTTACGTTATACCTTAGTTCACACAAGAGATCCTAAGTGCAACATATGTTCCCTTGAAAGATACATCCATATCTATGTACTCTTCCATAAAtatacttttaaaataaataaataattcaacatGTTAATATGAACAGTACAATATGATATATGTAACCTTGAACTGCTTCTTCCAGCAGACACGATAGAATTCAGTTGGCAGCCAGAAATGCATTTCCGTTGCATTACACGGACAGACAAGTCTCTTATCAGCTCTTTTTCTTAGCTGCTGAGACAATCCATCAATATTGTTTGTTACATGCACCACGTCATCGTTATGACGATCTGGTGCTCTACCGAGGATCCGTTATCAGTTGTTTGCTAGAAGGATGAGATGCTTCcattaattttgtatgtttcGAGATGAGTCTGCCAAGAGAGAGAGGGAGCGATAATCAAATCACTTTTCACTTGAAACGTGTTCGAtttcaaatcagttttattCATACAATTGGTTAAGGAAGATGCTTTCCTACAGAATGGGAATAAGCAGTTTTCGATGGTAAGTATTTGAGCGGCTAGTGGGaatttcaaataactttgatttttttttgaaaattttcaggatCGCCCTGCTGATGACGCTACACAGCTTTGGGCTTACCGAGGCTTATTTATGCATGTGTTCACCGAATAGCTGTGTGTTAGTACATCCTAATACCGAATTTTTTGAGCATGCTGATGCGCATTGTTCATCATTCAGGACTGTCGCTCAGGATGTATCGATTATCAAACTGATGGACAAGAAGCTTTCTTCGGAGGCGTTCAAGAAGTTTCCAAACATGAATTCGATGGAGATTTTCCAAGGACATCTTGAAAACATCGATTCTAGCACGTTCAGTGGCGCCGGAAAGCTAACAAAACTGTTGATAAGGGGCAGTAGTATAGAGAAACTGGATGATTATTCCTTCAAAGGTGCTGATCAACTCAAAGAACTGCTCATATCGTCGAATCCGTTGACTGAAGTTTCAGAAAAGACGATTGCTAATTTGGAACAGTTAGAAATTTTAGTCCTCAGTTATGGATCTCTCAGTACATTGCCAAGCGCCTTCTTCCAGAACAACCGCAAATTGAGAATAGTTTCTCTGAACAATAATAAGATTACCGAGCTAAGCGCAGAAGTATTCAGAGGATTGGATCAGTTGGGAAAGTTAGAGCTAGCAGGCAATCAGCTCAAGACTTTCGATTCAACCTATTTGAAAGCGTCTGTGATAGTGATGAGCAACAACAGCTTAGAGCATTTGGTTATCAATGAACATTGCAGTTCGATGTATGCCGGTCATAATAAAATCCAAACGGTGACCGTTGAAGGAAGTGGtctattgaaattgtttttgaataacaATAATATTAAAGACATCGGCAATCTGACGAAGCTGCGAAATTTGACAACATTATCTCTAGGCCATAACGAATTGGATCCAAACACGTCGTTTAGTTCATTCATAGCAGTGGAAGAACTAATGCTTCAATCGACTAATATCAACATATCTTACCAAACGTTCAGAAATCTGACAAATCTGAAAATTCTTGATTTATCCTACAACAATTTGACAAGcgttgattttaaaatgtttggatCGCAACTGTCCTTACATGTCGTAAGCTTCGTAGGcaacaaaatcaaaagtttcaactATATCGAAGCTAGAGAATATCTACCCAGTTTGCGGGTGCTCGAAATCTGCAACAATGGATGGAACACCACTTACTTTGAGCAGAACATAGCCAAAATGAAACGTTTCTCGATCAGCCCAGACAGTCATGGCTTCTCATCGGACTTTTTATTCAGACATGACTACATTCACATGTGCGCCGAACACATAATATCAGAATATTCGGACTACGATTACCAGTTTCCACCATCTTTAGGCGAAATGGATGCAACGAACGAGGAAGATATCAATGAACAATACACCTCCACTTCAACAACATCAACTACCACGACGACAACACCGGTGCCGAAAACTACAGAACGTCAAGCTTTGACTTCAACCGAGAGAAGCAATATCGTTCCTGCCACATCGGAGCGTCATCATGTCATAGAACACGACTCCAAAATCGTTGATAACGTCCAACCAGCCGAGCAAACATCGGCACTATACGTCACCTTCCAGATCTTGGTCTACATCCTGTCCGTTGTGGGTTTGGTGTCTCTGATCGCATTGGCCTATTTCTGGAGGAGACGGCAGATGGACGTACGAAGTCTGTCCTCCATGCAAAGGAACGAGGAAGCCAGCGACGCTGTGTTGTTGATATAAAGAGAGATTTGAAGCATTGAGCCACGGTACCGACGAAAAGCTCTTCCAAGAATTGCTGAACGAACACTGGTGATACGCGATTGTGAAAACATTACTGATTGTGATTTCTGTTGATTGGGGAATCCTATGGTTTGAGGAATTTCCCGGAATAAATGCGTACCATACGGAATTGAagatgaatgtttaaaaaaatgaaattctatGAAGATAGTGCTTTTACGAGATATCACATCATAGTTGAAAAGATGTTGCTTTTGCAAGTATTCAAATGGTGAAGGTTAAAGGTTCTTATTAAATGAATTGTTGGTTCGCtctgggatgaatcatcccagacgTTGAAAATCCcgtacagaaaaaaatcgttttttgggAAAgattgaaaagtgttggtggTCGAATTTATTATTCTGTGTTTATTGTTGATGTCAGTGGAAGTTTTGGTGATCgcggcgatttttttttgaaagatccattttttcaactaaaatttttgatttcttggATCGATTATTtagtctgaaaaaaatcatggatatcggtttattttcgattcgatttttttttcggtgagaGTCGAAAGTATTTAGATTCAATGTTGAGAAGTGATTAAATGGCAAACCTTGCCATCTGTTTGGCAGTATCAGTACTAGAAACTCGATAGGCTTTTGTGAAATGTTTTGTTAACTTTCTTCGCTTTATTGAGTGTAAGAAACGTTTGAGAACATTTGTAAACAAATAGTAAATACCTGCAGTTTTCAAATTGTGTAGAACCGTTCATATGAATCGATTTtgtagatcgatcttttcctggagatcgaacaatcctagtttTATCCGCAGTTTTCCTCTAAAATGTTCACGCCACGAATAAGCATTCTCCTTATTGGACAATACCAGACTctataaaaataatgttcaaatattatgtaccaataaaaaaatacttcacaGACAAAATTACCCttttaatgattaaaaataaatcaaacacaTTCTACTGTTCCTAACTACGATATTTTGGTTGCTGCAAGGAGTTTCTATGTTGGAAACTTGATAGTTTCAATGTTTCTCTAACAAAATGGGAATCATTGAGACTTTCTCAGTAGCCTCTAACCAAAAATAGCCTATTATGGACCAGACTTCAGGGCGCCGAGGTGTTTTtcgtttaaattatttataataCACAATTTTAAAGGTGGATTTTCCAGctttattttgcattaaaaattacttatttggtaggaattgcgacTCGCATTaacaatgttaaaaatttgtgcTATCATTtataatgcgattttatgtttactGGGTTGTTTTTAAACCATTAAGTTCAATGCTTTATTAAATTAACCGTTTAACCGTTTATCCTGGAAGCCTCATATATCTAACCTTATTAAAAACTGTGCTCCTATCTGTGGAATCATTCGTAAATTTTCTTACTTCATGCCAAGAGATGTCTTATGTATAAATAGTTGTGTACACAGTCGATATACGAACGCTATAAGTGCCTGGGGACACACAAATGTATCCAATCTATCGATATTGAA
This sequence is a window from Uranotaenia lowii strain MFRU-FL chromosome 3, ASM2978415v1, whole genome shotgun sequence. Protein-coding genes within it:
- the LOC129754353 gene encoding leucine-rich repeat-containing G-protein coupled receptor 4-like codes for the protein MLSYRMGISSFRWIALLMTLHSFGLTEAYLCMCSPNSCVLVHPNTEFFEHADAHCSSFRTVAQDVSIIKLMDKKLSSEAFKKFPNMNSMEIFQGHLENIDSSTFSGAGKLTKLLIRGSSIEKLDDYSFKGADQLKELLISSNPLTEVSEKTIANLEQLEILVLSYGSLSTLPSAFFQNNRKLRIVSLNNNKITELSAEVFRGLDQLGKLELAGNQLKTFDSTYLKASVIVMSNNSLEHLVINEHCSSMYAGHNKIQTVTVEGSGLLKLFLNNNNIKDIGNLTKLRNLTTLSLGHNELDPNTSFSSFIAVEELMLQSTNINISYQTFRNLTNLKILDLSYNNLTSVDFKMFGSQLSLHVVSFVGNKIKSFNYIEAREYLPSLRVLEICNNGWNTTYFEQNIAKMKRFSISPDSHGFSSDFLFRHDYIHMCAEHIISEYSDYDYQFPPSLGEMDATNEEDINEQYTSTSTTSTTTTTTPVPKTTERQALTSTERSNIVPATSERHHVIEHDSKIVDNVQPAEQTSALYVTFQILVYILSVVGLVSLIALAYFWRRRQMDVRSLSSMQRNEEASDAVLLI